One genomic segment of Streptomyces niveus includes these proteins:
- a CDS encoding anthranilate synthase component I — MDLDTFRKLAVDRRVIPVGRRLLADGDTPVGLYRKLAAERQGTFLLESAENGRSWSRYSFIGVRSAATLTERDGRTHWLGTPPVGVPVDGDPLAALRATVETLHTPRTLHDHQTDMPPFTGGMVGYLGFDVVRRLEKKIGDHARDDLHLPELTMLLTSDLAVLDHRSGTVLLIANAINHNDLDTGVDEAYADAVGRLDAMERDLTRPVDTVPTALPPSELPPYTALWGGVAYQEAVEDIKERIRAGEAFQVVPSQRFETPCEASALDVYRVLRATNPSPYMYLFRFDGFDVVGSSPEALVKVEDGHAMVHPIAGTRPRGETPQDDQALADELLADPKERAEHLMLVDLGRNDLGRVCEPGSVEVVDFMSVERYSHVMHIVSTVTGRVAEGRTAFDVLTACFPAGTLSGAPKPRALQIIDELEPSRRGLYGGCVGYLDFAGDSDTAIAIRTALLRDGTAYVQAGAGVVADSDPVAEDTECRNKAAAVLRAVHTANRLGGPSEPAGTGRG, encoded by the coding sequence ATGGATCTCGACACCTTCCGCAAGCTGGCGGTCGACCGCCGTGTCATCCCGGTCGGCCGCAGGCTCCTCGCGGACGGCGACACCCCGGTCGGTCTCTACCGCAAGCTCGCCGCCGAACGCCAGGGGACCTTCCTCCTCGAATCCGCCGAGAACGGCCGCTCCTGGTCGCGCTACTCCTTCATCGGCGTACGGTCGGCCGCCACCCTCACCGAACGCGACGGGCGCACCCACTGGCTCGGCACCCCGCCCGTCGGCGTCCCCGTCGACGGCGACCCGCTGGCCGCCCTGCGCGCCACCGTGGAGACCCTCCACACCCCGCGCACCCTCCACGACCACCAGACCGACATGCCGCCCTTCACCGGCGGCATGGTCGGCTACCTCGGCTTCGACGTCGTGCGCCGGCTGGAGAAGAAGATCGGCGACCACGCGCGCGACGATCTCCACCTGCCCGAGCTGACGATGCTGCTCACCTCCGACCTCGCCGTCCTGGACCACCGCTCCGGCACCGTCCTGCTCATCGCCAACGCCATCAACCACAACGACCTCGACACGGGCGTCGACGAGGCCTACGCGGACGCCGTCGGCCGCCTCGACGCCATGGAGCGTGACCTGACACGCCCCGTGGACACCGTTCCCACCGCGCTGCCGCCGTCCGAGCTGCCTCCGTACACCGCTCTGTGGGGAGGCGTGGCCTACCAGGAGGCCGTCGAGGACATCAAGGAGCGCATCAGGGCGGGCGAGGCGTTCCAGGTCGTGCCCTCGCAGCGGTTCGAGACCCCCTGCGAGGCGAGCGCGCTCGACGTCTACCGGGTGCTGCGGGCCACCAACCCGAGCCCCTACATGTACCTCTTCCGCTTCGACGGCTTCGACGTCGTCGGCTCCAGCCCCGAGGCGCTGGTCAAGGTCGAGGACGGGCACGCGATGGTCCACCCCATCGCCGGCACCCGCCCGCGCGGCGAGACGCCGCAGGACGACCAGGCCCTCGCCGACGAACTGCTCGCCGACCCCAAGGAGCGGGCCGAGCACCTCATGCTGGTCGACCTCGGCCGCAACGACCTCGGGCGGGTCTGCGAGCCGGGCAGCGTCGAGGTCGTCGACTTCATGTCCGTCGAGCGCTACTCGCACGTCATGCACATCGTCTCGACCGTCACCGGCCGGGTCGCCGAGGGCCGTACCGCCTTCGACGTCCTGACCGCCTGCTTCCCCGCCGGGACGCTCTCCGGCGCCCCCAAGCCCCGCGCCCTTCAGATCATCGACGAACTCGAACCCTCACGGCGCGGTCTGTACGGAGGCTGCGTCGGCTATCTCGACTTCGCCGGTGACTCCGACACCGCCATCGCCATCCGTACGGCCCTGCTCCGGGACGGCACCGCCTACGTACAGGCGGGCGCCGGTGTCGTCGCCGACTCCGACCCCGTCGCCGAGGACACGGAGTGCCGCAACAAGGCCGCCGCCGTGCTGCGCGCCGTCCACACCGCCAACCGGCTGGGAGGCCCGTCCGAACCGGCCGGAACCGGTAGGGGATAG
- a CDS encoding TIGR02234 family membrane protein: MGRVTALPVPQPRAATSADATRRRAGRSLGIALLLGAVGAAVVLIASGQIWAEGSATVAGGAVSLDASGRDVTGVPAALAVVGLAALVAVFAVRTAGRLLVSALLALSGAGATVAALVGAGDGAALDDEAARTTGDTAATVAALTHTAWPYATAAGGVLILLAGLLALRYGSHWPTMSGRYERDGTPRAARVREPAAGRAKATGPATDPDRPEDIWKALDRGEDPTG; encoded by the coding sequence GTGGGTCGGGTGACTGCCCTACCCGTTCCCCAGCCCCGCGCCGCGACCTCGGCCGACGCCACGAGAAGGCGCGCCGGCCGAAGTCTCGGCATCGCACTGCTCCTCGGCGCGGTCGGCGCCGCCGTGGTGCTGATCGCCTCCGGCCAGATCTGGGCCGAGGGCAGCGCCACCGTGGCGGGCGGCGCCGTGTCGCTCGACGCCTCGGGCCGTGACGTCACCGGCGTCCCGGCCGCGCTCGCCGTCGTCGGCCTGGCCGCCCTCGTCGCCGTCTTCGCCGTCCGTACGGCCGGCCGGCTGCTGGTCTCCGCGCTGCTCGCCCTCAGCGGCGCGGGCGCGACCGTCGCCGCGCTCGTCGGCGCGGGCGACGGCGCCGCGCTCGACGACGAGGCCGCGCGCACGACCGGTGACACCGCCGCGACCGTCGCCGCCCTCACCCACACCGCCTGGCCGTACGCGACGGCGGCCGGCGGCGTACTGATCCTGCTCGCCGGGCTCCTGGCCCTGAGGTACGGATCACACTGGCCCACCATGTCGGGCCGCTACGAGCGCGACGGCACCCCGCGCGCCGCCCGCGTCCGCGAACCGGCCGCCGGGCGCGCCAAGGCCACCGGGCCCGCCACGGACCCCGACCGGCCCGAGGACATCTGGAAGGCACTGGACCGGGGCGAGGACCCGACCGGCTAG
- a CDS encoding DUF2752 domain-containing protein encodes MPAPAAPPPAPAPATRARRLIAPLGTLTGVVAAFTYVGLVDPNESGHYPVCPLLSMTGLYCPGCGGLRSAHAVAHGDLAAALGANALAVAGYAVFAVVWLVWLIHVARGARLRVSVPPFMGWAVGAVILVFTVVRNVPFGSSFAP; translated from the coding sequence ATGCCTGCACCCGCCGCGCCGCCCCCGGCCCCCGCTCCGGCGACCCGCGCCCGGCGCCTCATCGCCCCGCTGGGAACGCTCACCGGCGTCGTCGCCGCCTTCACCTACGTCGGCCTGGTCGACCCCAACGAGAGCGGTCACTACCCCGTCTGCCCGCTGCTGAGCATGACCGGCCTCTACTGCCCCGGCTGCGGCGGTCTGCGCAGCGCGCACGCCGTCGCGCACGGTGACCTGGCCGCCGCCCTCGGTGCCAACGCGCTCGCGGTCGCCGGCTACGCGGTCTTCGCCGTGGTGTGGCTGGTGTGGCTGATTCACGTCGCTCGCGGAGCACGGCTCCGTGTCTCGGTGCCACCCTTCATGGGATGGGCCGTCGGAGCGGTGATCCTGGTCTTCACAGTGGTACGGAACGTGCCTTTCGGCTCGTCGTTCGCCCCCTGA